In Perca fluviatilis chromosome 14, GENO_Pfluv_1.0, whole genome shotgun sequence, a genomic segment contains:
- the LOC120572687 gene encoding dynein heavy chain 2, axonemal-like codes for MRPMSPTNVQITSNNIQVMVESHKEKRTKGVLVPAGRKHQLSCLDDLNIPAPDHFGSQPPLDYGFCFNNHESAESSPRLPKKHHPQTGSISASGTLR; via the exons ATGCGGCCAA TGTCTCCAACCAATGTCCAGATCACTTCTAATAACATCCAGGTCATGGTGGAGAGCCACAAAGAGAAGAGAACCAAAGGCGTGCTAGTGCCAGCAGGCAGGAAACACCAGCTGAGCTGCCTGGATGACCTTAACATACCTGCACCTGACCACTTTGGCTCCCAGCCACCGCTGGACTACGGCTTCTGTTTCAACAACCATG AGTCTGCTGAGAGTTCACCCAGGCTTCCCAAAAAACATCATCCTCAGACAGGATCCATTAGTGCTTCAG